In Rhodospirillales bacterium, the sequence CGAGGTATTGGCTTGAACGGCGCAACCTAGGATTAGCGGAGGCCTTCCGGGGTCTGAAGGTTTGCGCAACCGCGTGGTCACATGAGCAGGGTCCGCAGGACCAGAACCCTGTGGCGACGCCGATGGCTTGAACGTTTCTGCGACGCCCCTACGGCAGCGCCCTGACCACTCAGGGAACTAGGTGAATACCGACGTGGGAACTCGGGTCTGCGTTCGCCGTCTCCAACGCCCGCCATCGCCTAGCAACTCGGATGCAAGAAGTAAGCAGAAGACCGGAAGCCTTCATTGACGAAGGGCTTTGCCTGGCCGGGGACCGCGGCTATTCGAAAAGTCCTAGTTCCTGAATCTTCCCGCCGGAATGTGGGGGCCGAATTAGAGCTGGTTCAAGTCAGACCAAGCCTGGCAACGAATTGACGGCTGGCAACGTAGCCCGTCAGGTATTCGATAGAAGGCCCAACCAAAAACAAAGAGTGTGCTGCAAAACAGAAGCGAAACTTGGGGACAAGCTCGCTTCCGTGGGTCATAGCCCCCGCTGGTGGCCCCGTTTGCGGGAACCGGCCGAGAAGTTGTGGGCTGAGGGGGTTCGCAGCGGCGGGCTGCTAGTCGGCCCCGATGAGACAGACCACTTCTTTGCGAGCTGGCGTGGCTGGCCGAGACGTTTAGGATTCAGGGAGAACCAGCGGTAGCAATCGGAACGTACACGTTCGTCGCACAGCGGGTGTTGAACGTCCGTTGCAGCTGATCACCGAGTTTTGAACGACCGTTGATCTCGACGAGATCTCCAGCCGTCGCGGAAGTTAGGCTTTCCTTGGCGTCCGCCACAGCAACGCGGAGCTTCAACTGTGGCCGGGGCAATGTCACGAGGGATTCGCATGGCAGCGACCGGTAGGGTCCTTCGCGGGTTTGGCTTCTGTTGGCCCCCTTCGGAATCGCGGGATGGTTAGCTCAGTGCGCGTCGCCGTCGTGGGTGCGGGGATCATTGGAATATCCACGGCCGAGTGGCTGCGCCGTGACGGACACGAAGTCACCCTCATTGACCGGGTCCGACCGGGTGACCCGGGCCAGGCATCTTGGGGCAACGCTGGCGTGCTCGCCGCGAGTTCGTTAATTCCGGTTTCAGTGCCAGGGCTGGTGTGGAAGCTGCCGGGCTATCTACTAAGCCGGGATGCGCCGCTACACGTTCACTGGGTCAGCTTGGTGCGGTCCATGCCTTGGCTTCTGCAGTTCCTCTGGAATGGCAGGCGTACCAAGGTCGCGCAGATCGCCGCGGCGCTCGCGCCACTGATCAGTGACACTGTCGAGCAGCATCTGGCCCTTGCACGTGGAACCGACGCGCTGTCCTTTGTTCAGTCGGCCAACTACACCGCCATCTATCGCGACCGCGCTGCGTTCAAGAAGGATGCATTCGTTTTCAGCCTGCGCCGACGGTTGGGCAGTAACTGGGACGAGTGGGATCGCGAGACGCTGAACGTGCGCGAGCCGGAGCTGTCGGACACCTATGGCTTCGCGGCCTCGTTCCGCGACCACGGGTACATCGCGTCGCCAGCGGGTTACGTGGCGGCTCTCGCTGTGCATTTCGAACGCGAGGGCGGAAGGTTCCTGCTCGGGGAGGTAGTCGACATCGCACCCTGCGAGGGTGGCGGGGCGGCAGTCACCCTGGCGGGCGGTGCCCGGCACCACTCCGACCGGGTGGTGCTGGCCGCAGGAGCGTGGTCGGCAGAGCTGGCAAGACGCCTCGGTTACAAGACGGCGATGGTTGCCGAGCGAGGCTATCACGTGATGTTGTCGGGCGCCTCTCACATGCCGCGCGGTCCGATCATGGTGGCTGATGCCAAGACGTCGGTTACACCGATGGCAGACGGCCTGCGCTTCGCCGGGACAGTGGAGGTGGCCCCCGTCAACGCGCCTCCAAGCCAGGCGCCGCTCCAGGCGCTGCGGCGTACCATCCGACGGGTTTACCCCCGTCTTGCATGGCGGGAGGAAACGACATGGATGGGTCAGAGACCGTCAACGGTCGATAGCCTGCCGCTGATCGGACCGCTCCCAGATGCGCCGGCCGTTCTCTTCGCATTCGGATCTCAGCATGTCGGTATGACGATGGGGCCGCGGGTGGGCAGGCTGGTTGCCGATTTGGTGGGCATGCGCCAGCCGAACATCGACCTGCGTCCCTACCGAGTCGATCGTTTCAATCGCGGGTAATCCGCGCTATGCCGCGTACGACTCTCCGGCGGCAACGGCGTGTTAGCGCTACCCGCCATGCTGCGGGTTCTGCACAAGGTAGATGCCGAAGTGGGGCGTTGCGCCTTGCCGCCCCTCGGTCCCATAGGGCGCAGCTGACGGCCCCTTGGCGGCCGGACAGGCAGCTAGTCGGGGTCGGGGTCTTGCCGTTCCGAGTGCATCGCGAGATGGCGGTTGACTGGGGCGCTGGGGTGGGCATCGGCCGTCATGACGAAGCCCTTGGCCTCCAACAGCTCCTCCACCGCTTGCTTCCGCGAGGCTCGCTCCTCATCCAATGCCTTCACTTCTGCGTTGGTGGCGTCAGCCGGGTGGATCATGTACGACACAATCGTCGGCAGGCAGTTCGTGTCACCGTCCGCGTACAGTCGGACATGGCGGTCGTTGGTCATCCGGTGCATGGCGTAGTAGTCAAGGTGTGGCAGGTCATCCTCGGCTTGTGCCTCGAACTTAGTCCAGATGATCCATCCGCGCCGCACGATGAGCGAAGCGACACCGGGCTTTACGGCGTCCATTGGCAGTTCTGGGTCCCAATGTGAGAAACTGCGATTAAACCGATCGCGCAGTTTCTCCCGGTCATCCACGCAAATTCTCCGACCGCCTTCGACATCATCGACCGTCGCTGACGTCGCGGACCGGACAGCGCACGTGCGCAACACACTTCATGTTTGCACCTCTGGAAACTGAGTGTTTGCATCATTAGTTGGGCATTTCAGGGCTCCACAGTCACGTGGCTAACGAATCTTTGCAATTTTGGCGGCGTGGCAAAGGAAAGGTTTCAACGTACGGCCCAGTTGGCTGAAGCTCTGTCCCGGCGCACCGGGCATTCGGCTGGTTCCCCAGATAAGGCGGCAGCAGTCCGATTTACCCAATCGAACGCCTTGTGCTGACCAACCTCAGTCGGTTTGTCCTGTCGCAAGGTGAGTGCAGTTGCTGCTGAAGATGCCCTCGACGATGGGCCATCCAGTCTCAGGGAATTTCAGCAGCATGCGGCGCCAAACAGTTGACGGCCCCGCAATTGGGTGCGCTCGGCTCCAGTGGTTCGGATGGTGCCGGAAAAGTGCTCAATCCTTGGCGTCGTTTGCGGGGAGATCTTCGGCGCGCCCGGACGCTCCGGCGAGGGACTGGCGATCACCAGCGCGGCGCTGGCCAGGGCCCTGGACGAGGTGCCCGAGGGACTGGAGGACAAGCGTGACATCGGCCAGAAGCACTGGCTCCGGAGGGTGCTGCTGAAGGAGCTGCAGTCGCCAGCGGAGGAGAGGCTGCCGATCGAGGCTTGACAAGTGCTCCCGCTGCAAAAGATTCCCGTAGACGGTAGATGCTGCTACGGGGACGCTTGGCGCCATGGAGCAATTTCAGATGGCACGGGAACAAGTGCGCAAACGCAATATTGACTTTCTCGAGGCCTTGGCCACAGCGTCTCACGCCCGTGATGCAGGGCCGGCATTCCAGCAGTCTGCTCAGCGATCTGCTGTCCGCTTCCCTGTTTCTTTGCACTCAGCACTGGCGGACATAGGCCAAGCCTTTTCGAGAACAGCTGAACAGTACCTAGGCGTTGTCAGGCGAATCGGCTTTGACCATCAGTTTGGACGTTCCCTTCCCAAATTTGAGCTTCCGGCTTTCCCAAACGTTCTGGAACCCTTGGTAAGCCAACTGCGTCTGGAGGAGTCCTTGGACGAGTCTGGGTGGCTCCTTCACCGTTCCACTCCGTTTGATCAAGTCAGGACCTGCGCTCGTGACGGGCAAGCAATTCAACCGTTCCTGCGCAACTACTACAGTGAACACTGGGAGGATGTCCGCCGCGCGGTCGAGTCTTGGTTGACCACCTGCCCTCTGGACGATGAAGCGAAGGCGACGTTCCGTGAGGCGCTGACGGCGCATGAAGCGCGGCTCTACCGCAGCGTCAGCCGTCTCCTGTTTCCGGAAATCGAACGCGTTTCACGTAAGGAATTGCACGGCGACCGCTTGACAAAGGACCTATCCAGCCAGCCTCGGCTGCGTGAACTCACCCGAGAGCTTCCGGTGTCGGTTGCGAGGCGGGCGGGCTTCTTCGGACTGCACCTGTGTCGTCGTCTGTCGAGGCACCTGTACGAGTCGGTCAGGGATGACGATGCGCGGCAGCGTTTCGCGGATGACCCAGTACCGAACCGTCATGCCGTCGTTCACGGTCTGGTCGAGTATTCGTCAATGCAGAGCAGTCTCAATGCGATCTTCATGACAGAATTTCTCTTCTCAACGATTGTCTGGTTGCGGGACGGGCATTTGCGGTCGACGGTGGACGAATGATCAGATATGTCGCCTCTGACCTTTGGGTCCGCGCGGCGGAAGGGGAGGAGAACACCGATAGGGCACTGAGCGGACTGCGGAGCAGCCGAACGCCGGAACGTCAGCACATGCATCTTCCAACGGGACAGGTTAGTTCCGGTGCTGCACCGGTTGCGCGGACGCCATGGACCCGATGACGCCGGGCGCATTCATCGCCAAGTGGCGCGCGTCCGAGCTGAAGGAAAGTTCGGCCGCCCAGGAGCACTTCATTGATCTCTGCCGGCTGCTCGGCGAACCGACCCCGGCGCAGGCCGACCCGACCGGTGAGCACTACTGCTTCGAGCGCGGTGCACGGAAGGACGGCGGCAGCGGTGGCTGGGCGGACGTGTGGAAGCGTCACTGCTTTGCCTGGGAGTACAAGGGCAAGCACGCCAACCTTGACGCGGCGTTCAGCCAGTTGCGGCAGTACGCGCTGGCGCTGGAGAACCCGCCGCTCCTGATCGTCTCGGACATGGCGCGGTTCCGCATCCGCACCAACTGGACGAACAGCGTGAGCGCGACGCACGAGTTCGCGCTCGACGATCTCGCCGACGCGGCCTGCCGGGACAAGCTGAAGTGGGCGATGTCGGATCCGGAACGCCTGCGCCCCGGCGAGAGCCGGCAGGCGCTGACCGAGCGCGCGGCGGCGACCTTCGCGCTGCTGGCGCAGTCCCTGCGCGAGCGCGGCCACGACCCGCAGACGGTGGCGCACTTCGTAAACCGGCTGGTGTTCTGCATGTTCGCGGAGGACGTGGGCCTGCTGCCCGATAGCATGTTCACTCGGATGCTGGAGCGCACGCGGCGCGAACCCGAGAAGTTCGCTGACTACGCGTCGCGGCTGTTCGGCGCAATGTCTACCGGCGGCGATGTGGGATTCGAAACGGTGGCCTGGTTCAACGGCGGGTTGTTCGACGACGACACCGCCCTGCCGCTCGAAGGCAATGATGTCGAGACGGCGCTTGAGGCGGCGGTGCTCGACTGGTCGGAGATCGATCCGTCCATTCTCGGTACTCTGTTCGAGCGCGGGCTCGACCCGGATAAGCGTTCGCAGCTCGGCGCGCACTACACCGACCGCGACAAGATCATGCGGATCATCGATCCGGTGATCGTTCGGCCGCTGCTCGAGGAATGGGAGATGGCGAAGAGCGCCATCGCTGCCGCGCTAAAGCGTGCGGAGAAGGCGCGGTCGAAGGCCGCGCAGACGCGGCAACGCCGGCAGGCGGACGGCCTAGTGCGCACCTTCCTCGAAGGGTTGCGCCGCTTCACTGTGCTCGACCCGGCCTGTGGCTCGGGCAACTTCCTCTACCTTGCGCTGCACGCTCTCAAGGACATCGAGCACCGGGTCCAGCTCGAGGCGGAGGCCTTCGGCTTGGCGCGCGGGTTCCCGGAGATTGGTCCAGCCAGCGTGAAGGGC encodes:
- a CDS encoding FAD-binding oxidoreductase gives rise to the protein MVSSVRVAVVGAGIIGISTAEWLRRDGHEVTLIDRVRPGDPGQASWGNAGVLAASSLIPVSVPGLVWKLPGYLLSRDAPLHVHWVSLVRSMPWLLQFLWNGRRTKVAQIAAALAPLISDTVEQHLALARGTDALSFVQSANYTAIYRDRAAFKKDAFVFSLRRRLGSNWDEWDRETLNVREPELSDTYGFAASFRDHGYIASPAGYVAALAVHFEREGGRFLLGEVVDIAPCEGGGAAVTLAGGARHHSDRVVLAAGAWSAELARRLGYKTAMVAERGYHVMLSGASHMPRGPIMVADAKTSVTPMADGLRFAGTVEVAPVNAPPSQAPLQALRRTIRRVYPRLAWREETTWMGQRPSTVDSLPLIGPLPDAPAVLFAFGSQHVGMTMGPRVGRLVADLVGMRQPNIDLRPYRVDRFNRG